The following proteins are encoded in a genomic region of Oceanibaculum nanhaiense:
- the ggt gene encoding gamma-glutamyltransferase produces the protein MTDSGWRARAGTRFECEKTPVTAARGMAVTNHPLASAAAAEMFALGGNAIDAAISALFTLTVVEPMMVGIFGGGTAVLHLADGRETVIDGLATAPMAAKPDSFKPISDSWPDYMEAEGRRNRVGPASVAVPGNLKAWCETLERFGSLPLDTVMEPAIRHAARGFRVTNYLASCIDEISDDLKLDPAIAAIFLPGGKPLAEGALLVQRDYAQTLREIAEKGPDHLYGGALGKRIADYLQQAGSYVALADLANYRTVERQPVRGIYRGVEIVGPPPPCSGGVHIVQMLNLLEKFDIAGMGFGTTETLHLMAEALKIAAADRRATTADPAFVDVPVERLISKEYADERRPEISTDRASAFEAKILNVESANTTHLTVADAAGNIVTSTQTINSLFGARIMIPGTGIIPTNYMYLFDPHPGNALSLQPGKRITSGISATIGKRDGKPIFAVGLPGAHRIPSAVFQFILNRVDHGMSLQEAVEAPRLFTQGQEVEIENAVPADVRARFEALGHTVTVSDHVAGGMGAIAFNADGTMEGASCWRADGVPMGVGGGLARRGTSFWPDPRRGRKY, from the coding sequence ATGACCGATTCAGGCTGGCGCGCCCGCGCCGGAACCCGCTTCGAGTGCGAGAAGACGCCGGTGACCGCCGCGCGCGGCATGGCGGTGACGAACCACCCGCTGGCCTCCGCCGCTGCCGCCGAGATGTTCGCGCTGGGCGGCAACGCCATCGATGCCGCGATCTCCGCCCTGTTCACCCTCACCGTGGTCGAGCCGATGATGGTCGGCATCTTCGGCGGCGGCACGGCGGTGCTGCATCTGGCGGATGGGCGCGAGACGGTGATCGACGGCCTCGCCACCGCGCCGATGGCGGCGAAGCCTGACAGCTTCAAGCCGATCTCCGACAGCTGGCCGGACTATATGGAGGCGGAAGGGCGGCGCAACCGCGTCGGTCCGGCCTCGGTCGCCGTGCCGGGCAATCTGAAGGCCTGGTGCGAGACGCTGGAGCGCTTCGGCAGCCTGCCGCTCGACACGGTGATGGAACCGGCGATCCGCCATGCCGCGCGCGGCTTCCGCGTCACCAATTACCTGGCCTCCTGCATCGATGAAATCTCTGACGATCTGAAGCTCGATCCGGCAATCGCCGCCATCTTCCTGCCCGGCGGCAAGCCGCTGGCGGAGGGCGCACTGCTGGTGCAGCGGGATTACGCTCAAACCCTGCGGGAAATTGCGGAGAAGGGGCCGGATCACCTTTATGGCGGCGCGCTCGGCAAGCGGATCGCCGATTATCTGCAGCAGGCTGGCTCCTACGTTGCGCTGGCGGACCTTGCCAATTACCGCACGGTGGAACGCCAGCCGGTGCGCGGTATCTATCGCGGGGTGGAGATCGTCGGCCCGCCGCCACCCTGTTCCGGCGGCGTGCATATCGTGCAGATGCTGAATTTGCTGGAGAAATTCGACATCGCCGGCATGGGCTTCGGCACCACGGAGACGCTGCATCTGATGGCCGAGGCGCTGAAGATCGCGGCGGCCGACCGGCGCGCCACCACCGCCGACCCGGCCTTTGTTGATGTGCCGGTGGAACGGTTGATCTCCAAGGAATATGCCGACGAACGACGGCCGGAAATCAGCACGGACCGGGCCAGCGCCTTCGAGGCGAAGATCCTGAATGTCGAATCGGCGAACACCACGCATCTGACCGTGGCCGATGCGGCGGGCAACATCGTCACCTCGACCCAGACCATCAACAGCCTGTTCGGCGCGCGCATCATGATTCCGGGCACCGGCATCATCCCGACCAACTACATGTATCTGTTCGATCCGCATCCGGGCAACGCGCTGTCGCTGCAGCCGGGCAAGCGCATCACCAGCGGCATCTCCGCGACCATCGGCAAGCGCGACGGCAAGCCGATCTTTGCAGTGGGCCTGCCGGGTGCGCACCGCATCCCGTCGGCTGTGTTCCAGTTCATCCTGAACCGGGTCGATCACGGCATGAGCCTGCAGGAGGCGGTGGAGGCGCCGCGCCTGTTCACGCAAGGCCAGGAGGTCGAGATCGAGAATGCGGTGCCGGCGGATGTCCGCGCCCGCTTCGAAGCGCTGGGGCACACGGTGACCGTGTCCGACCATGTCGCGGGTGGCATGGGCGCCATCGCCTTTAACGCGGATGGCACGATGGAAGGGGCGTCCTGCTGGCGCGCCGATGGCGTGCCGATGGGCGTTGGTGGCGGCCTCGCCCGGCGCGGCACCTCCTTCTGGCCCGACCCGAGACGCGGCCGGAAATATTAG